The proteins below are encoded in one region of Phaseolus vulgaris cultivar G19833 chromosome 1, P. vulgaris v2.0, whole genome shotgun sequence:
- the LOC137815081 gene encoding putative serine/threonine-protein kinase-like protein CCR3 has protein sequence MANSGASLVHSFASIVEYAIRSIGGDLGAFPLRDFSFAVENAWSSIGGDLGAVPVRGFASIVENMMRSVGGDLRALPVHGFASAVENAMISIGGDLGVSPMQGFASRVENAMSSIGGDLGTSHSPVHGFQVFTLLELAAATNNFSVDNKIRAGSSSVVYRGKLVDGSEVTIERVERWSSRTVEEAFWWRRTSSLKILPGLRPKNLVGLVGLCEEKNERVLVYEGMKNGSLYDHLHEKGSSVLNSWKMRIKIALDASRGIEYLHKFGVPSPVHGDINPSNILLDATWTAKVSNIGKAAGTFGYIDPEYIDLNVLTTKSDVYGFGVVLLELLTGKNGGTILHVPSAEVSILGGDFVKNLDKRVGEPRLNEAKALKLVARTAINCVNVEGKVRPTSAQVVFNLERAFAYFRRRY, from the coding sequence ATGGCGAATTCAGGAGCATCCCTTGTCCATAGTTTTGCTTCGATAGTGGAATATGCTATTAGAAGTATTGGAGGAGATTTGGGGGCATTTCCTTTGCGTGATTTTTCTTTCGCAGTGGAGAATGCGTGGAGTAGTATTGGAGGAGATTTGGGAGCAGTACCTGTTCGTGGTTTTGCTTCTATAGTGGAGAATATGATGAGAAGTGTTGGAGGAGATTTGAGAGCATTACCCGTGCATGGTTTTGCTTCGGCAGTGGAGAATGCAATGATAAGTATTGGAGGAGATTTGGGAGTATCACCCATGCAGGGTTTTGCTTCGAGAGTGGAGAATGCTATGAGTAGCATTGGTGGAGATTTGGGAACATCCCATTCCCCTGTGCATGGTTTTCAAGTATTCACCTTACTTGAGCTTGCAGCAGCCACCAACAATTTCTCAGTTGACAACAAGATTCGCGCTGGAAGCTCTAGTGTTGTGTACAGGGGAAAACTCGTTGATGGTAGTGAGGTTACAATAGAAAGAGTAGAAAGGTGGAGCAGTAGAACGGTGGAAGAGGCCTTCTGGTGGAGGAGAACGTCTAGTTTGAAGATTTTGCCCGGTTTACGTCCCAAGAACTTGGTTGGGCTGGTTGGGTTGTGTGAGGAGAAAAATGAAAGGGTGTTGGTGTATGAGGGCATGAAGAATGGGTCATTGTATGATCATTTACATGAGAAGGGTAGCAGTGTGTTGAATTCGTGGAAAATGAGGATAAAAATTGCTTTGGATGCTTCCCGAGGAATAGAATATCTGCATAAGTTTGGAGTTCCATCTCCTGTTCATGGAGATATCAACCCTTCCAACATTCTTCTTGATGCTACTTGGACAGCAAAGGTATCTAACATTGGGAAGGCAGCAGGAACGTTTGGATACATTGATCCTGAGTACATTGATCTGAATGTGTTGACAACAAAGAGTGATGTGTATGGATTTGGAGTTGTACTGCTTGAACTTTTAACAGGAAAAAATGGAGGCACCATATTACATGTACCCTCTGCAGAGGTTAGTATTTTGGGTGGAGATTTTGTGAAAAATTTGGATAAAAGGGTTGGAGAACCCCGTCTCAATGAAGCCAAGGCACTGAAGTTAGTGGCCCGTACTGCCATCAATTGTGTAAATGTGGAAGGAAAGGTTAGACCAACCAGTGCTCAGGTTGTGTTCAATTTGGAGAGGGCTTTTGCTTATTTCCGGCGGCGGTACTAG
- the LOC137816116 gene encoding putative serine/threonine-protein kinase-like protein CCR3 yields the protein MANNAVDARSFSWAVDSAIASESASNLGESRVHSFASVVDGAIRSSTASEADLGESRVHSFASVVDGAIRSSTASEADLEAFPTHYFAFASAWDKRTVAARLFTLAELKAATNNFSIHNKIFCAGSISVVHRGKLFDGRQVAVKRAEISSKMKEFQERFGYLWTLLLRLHHKHLVGLVGFCKDKDKRLLVYEYTKNRALYDYLHDKNNVDRESSALNSWRMRIKVALDASRGIEYLHKHVVPSIIHRDINSSNILLDATWTARVSGFESSCFMSPEAEHVYSDTRVLTAKSDVYGLGVVLLELLTGKKTTLKFGINRETSMVKIAGRVILGWKMVKILDPRVGAPHVNEEAEALEIVAHTAVSCVNSKRKDRPTMTQVVANLETALALCDSRPS from the coding sequence ATGGCTAATAACGCAGTTGATGCAAGGAGTTTCAGTTGGGCAGTGGACAGTGCCATAGCGAGTGAGAGTGCGTCAAATTTGGGAGAATCTCGTGTCCACAGTTTTGCTTCGGTAGTGGACGGTGCCATAAGGAGTAGCACTGCTTCTGAAGCGGATTTGGGAGAATCTCGTGTCCACAGTTTTGCTTCGGTAGTGGACGGTGCCATAAGGAGTAGCACTGCTTCTGAAGCGGATTTGGAAGCATTCCCAACCCATTATTTTGCTTTTGCTTCTGCGTGGGACAAAAGAACTGTTGCTGCACGATTATTCACCCTGGCTGAGCTTAAAGCAGCCACCAACAATTTCTCAATTCACAACAAGATTTTTTGTGCTGGAAGCATTAGTGTTGTGCACAGAGGCAAGCTCTTTGATGGTCGTCAGGTGGCTGTCAAAAGGGCTGAAATCAGTTCCAAGATGAAGGAGTTTCAAGAGAGATTTGGCTATTTATGGACCCTTTTGCTCCGTCTACACCATAAGCACTTGGTTGGCCTAGTAGGGTTCtgtaaagataaagataaaaggttGTTGGTGTACGAGTACACGAAGAATCGGGCGTTATATGATTATCTGCATGACAAAAACAACGTGGACAGGGAGAGCAGTGCGTTGAATTCTTGGAGAATGAGGATCAAGGTTGCTTTGGATGCTTCCCGGGGAATAGAATATCTTCATAAACATGTAGTTCCATCCATTATTCACAGAGACATCAACTCCTCCAACATTCTTCTTGATGCAACTTGGACAGCAAGAGTATCTGGTTTTGAATCGTCGTGTTTCATGAGTCCAGAAGCTGAGCATGTTTACTCCGATACACGTGTGTTGACAGCAAAGAGTGATGTGTACGGGCTTGGAGTTGTGCTGCTTGAACTTTTAACAGGAAAGAAGACCACGTTAAAGTTTGGGATAAATAGAGAGACAAGTATGGTGAAGATCGCAGGGCGTGTTATTTTGGGTTGGAAAATGGTGAAAATTTTGGATCCAAGGGTTGGAGCACCCCATGTTAATGAAGAAGCAGAGGCACTGGAAATAGTGGCCCATACAGCGGTTAGTTGTGTAAATTCGAAAAGGAAAGATAGGCCAACTATGACTCAGGTAGTGGCCAATTTGGAGACTGCTTTAGCTCTTTGCGATAGTAGGCCATCCTAG